A segment of the Synechococcus sp. MEDNS5 genome:
ACCGGAACGTCATGGCGCCGGCTGCGCCTTACGCCAGAGGCGCTTACCCCGCGGCACGTCAATTGGCTGATGAAATTGCGGATGTTCTCAGTCCCGAGGCTGGTGAGGCCTCTTATCTCGACTTATGGATCGATGGTGACCTCAGTTATCGCATCCGCCCTTCGCGAACGGTGAAGGCAGCCCGGTCACGTCAGCGCGATTCCGGCATTTTTTCGGGTAGCAACGACGAGCCTCTCTATGGGGACACCTATCTCCCAAGAAAGTTCAAGGTGGCCGTGACGGTCCCTGGAGACAATTCCGTTGACCTTCTTACCCAGGACATCGGCCTTGTGGCCTTCACCGATACCTCAGGTGCCCTAATCGGTTGCAATGTTTATGTGGGAGGCGGTATGGGCCGCACCCACAACAAGGAAGAGACTTTTGCGAGAGTCGCCGACCCCCTTGGTTATGTCGCAGCAAGCGATGTCCTTGATCTGGTGCAGGCGATCCTGGCCCTGCAGCGAGATCACGGTGATCGGCAGATCCGCCGGCACGCCAGGATGAAATACCTGCTTCATGACAAAGGCGTGTCCTGGTTTAGGACCGAGCTAACGCAGAACTACTTCCGTGGTGATCTGAAGGGTCTCCGCAACGAGCCGAAAGCGAAACTCAGTGATTACCTCGGCTGGCACCGACAGCAACCTGGTGTTTGGTTTGTTGGTATCCCTCTGCTCTGCGGACGCCTTGAGGGTGCATTCAAAGCTGGTCTTCGCGAGATCGTTGATCGCTACCAGCTTGAACTGCGTTTAACGCCCAACCAGGACGTGCTTCTTTGCAACATCGGCAGCTCTCAGCGCAATTCCGTGCGCGACGCGCTGTCGGACCTTGGGGTTCAAACGCCGGAGGCACCGCCACCGCTGGCACGTCATGCCATTGCCTGCCCTGCCTTGCCAACCTGCGGACTTGCCATCACAGAGTCGGAGCGCATCCTCCCTCAGGTTCTTGAGCGTCTGGATGCACAACTCAGCAAGCTCGAAATCGAGAAGTCATTGCTGTTTCGCATGACGGGATGCCCCAATGGTTGTGCTCGTCCTTACATGGCAGAACTCGCTCTTGTTGGCAGCGGTGTCAACCAGTACCAGTTGTGGCTCGGTGGAAGTGCCAATCTGCAACGCCTGGCGAAGCCTTTCCTGCAACGCATGCCGCTGGATGAGCTCGAAAACACTCTGGAACCGCTATTTGTGAGCTGGAAGGACGCTGGTGGACGAAGAGGCTTTGGTGATCACGTGAGCCGGCTCGGTGACGAACGGGTTGCCGAACTGCTCGCTTCTGCGCATTAGTGGCCATCCACTCGGCCATAGATGGCCATTGAAGTCTTTACGGTCCAAGCCCACAGCTGATCGCCATAGCTGAAATGCCACCATTCATTGGGGTGTCGGACAAATCCGGCATGGGCCATGGCTCCATGCAGCGTTGACCGACGCCGATGCCAGAGGAATTCAGAACTCTTGGGATTGGCACTTGCAGCAGATTCATAGTGATCTGGCAGGGACTGAGGGCCAATGGCATCAATCTCTCCCCCCATCAACAGGGACGATCCATAGGCATCGGCCAGCGTTAGATCGATCGCTCCCCCCGTGCTGTGAGGGGGTGGCATCGAAAGGTCATCACTGGGCGGTGCCCAGAAACGACCAACATCGCGCTGCACGTCCTCCAGCTCCAATGCCCAGTGCGGCATGGTCGGTTGAAGGCCTCGACGCACACATTCCTCCTTGACTGCGTGCTCGACCATGAAGGCTTGAACACTGACGGGTCGCCAGGCATCAAACACAAGCAACTGGATCGGACCGATCTCGGGATCCTGATGCTGGGTGAGATGGTTCTGCGCTTGGACGAGACGGGTCAACACGCTCGAGCGCACCCTGAAGGGATCACACAGATGTCCGTAAGGGGCACCAAGTTCTGCGTAGGGATGGGGATCAAGACAGAGAAACGAACCTCTGAGGGACTCCAGCGGTTCGCCGCAATCCTTGATGGCCACGTCACTCCAGGGCCGGCGCATCGGAGGCATTCAAACCAAAAGAACTGTATTTTGTTGAGTCGTTCAGTTCAACTGAGCAGCTGCGGTGACTCGATTGCGTTGATCATCGAGCAGAGAGCGAAGCACTGGGTGATCGCTCAGATCAGGATCGTCGCGGAGGATATCCGCGGCCTCGTCCCGGGCCTCCTCAAGGACTGACCCATCATCGGCCAGGCTCGCCAAGGCCAGGTCTGGCAAACCGGATTGGCGAGTCCCCAACACTTGCCCGGGGCCACGAAGCCTCAGGTCCATCTCGGCGATCTCGAAACCATCCGTCGAGCGGACCAACACCTCAAGTCTCTGCCTGGCCAAGGGATTGCGACTGTCGTTGATCAACAGGCATCGGGATGCTGCAGCACCGCGACCGACCCGCCCTCGCAGCTGATGAAGCTGTGCCAGTCCGAAACGATCGGCATGGTCAATCATCATCACGCTGGCCTCAGGAACATCCACACCAACCTCAACAACAGTGGTGGACACCAGAATCTGCGTTTCCCCGCGCGCGAAAGCTTGGATCACCGACTGCTTCTCCGCACTCGGCAGGCGTCCATGCAACAGCCCGACCTTGAGATCCGGAAACACCTCGTCTTCAAGCTGATGATGCACATCAACAGCAGACCTCAAGTCCATTTTTTCAGACTCCTCCACAAGCGGAAGCACCACGTAGGCCCTCTGGCCTCTCTCAACCTCCTCACGGATCATGCTGTAGGCCTGATCACGCTCTGAGCCTGCCAACATCGTGGTCTTGATCGGCGTGCGTCCCGGCGGGAGTTCATCGATCTGACTGACATCCAGATCTCCATGAAGTGACAAAGCCAGCGTTCGCGGAATCGGTGTCGCCGTCATCGTGAGCAGGTGGGGCTGGAGACCTTTGCCGAGAAGTCGATTGCGTTGACGAACTCCGAAGCGGTGTTGCTCATCCACGACCACCAGTCCCAGTCGGTCGAATGCAACTGGATCTTCCAGTAGGGCATGGGTACCCACGAGAACCTTGCAGGCCCCTGAAGCCACATCAGCGAGCATCTGCCTCCGTTTCTTGAGAGGCGTCGAACCGGTGAGCAACTCCACCGTGACATGCAACGGAGGGAGCCACTGGCAGAGACTGCGGTAATGCTGTTCCGCAAGCACCTCAGTGGGAGCCATCATGGCTCCTTGCCAACCGGCCTGAATGGCCTTGAGCAAGGCAGCAACAGCAACAACGGTTTTCCCACTGCCAACATCACCCTGCACCAGCCTGGCCATCGGCTCCGAACGTTCGAGATCTTCATCGATCTCCGCCAGCACTCTGTTCTGTGCATTTGTGAATTGGAACGGGAGATTATCCAGGAACCGACCCAGGAGACCGTCGCGATCTGAGGCGATCCTCAGTGATGGTGCTGTTCGCTGACACAGTGCCGCCCTGCGCTGCATCAATCCGAGCTGAAGCAGCAGAAACTCATCGAAGACAAGACGGTGACGGGCCTGCTGAAGCTGCTCGGATGTCTCCGGTCGATGAATCGCCGTCAGCGCCTGGTGACGATGCAGCAGATGCCGGGCCTGGCGTCTCTGAGGTGGCAGTGGCTCAGGCCAGAGGCGTACCGATGGCAGGGCCGCCTCCACCAGGGTTCTGAAACGATCGGCTGTCAGTCCTTCCGTCAGGGAGTACACCGGCAACAGCCTGCCGATTCGTTTTGATTGCAGTGGAGCTTGAGCATTCTCCATCACTTCAATCAGCGGATCTTGAAAGCTCAGGCCGTACGCACCTTCCTTGACCAGACCACTCACAGCGACGGTGGCTCCATTGGGATAAAGCCTCGTCTGACCATGGAGATAGGAGGGATTGCTGAAGCGGCGACCTGCCAAGAAACGACTGACCTTGATCCGTCCAGTGGGGTCCTGAAGCTGCAGTTCGATTATGGAGAGATTGGGGTTTCTCGGACTTGTGAAGCCGTGGCAGCGACGGACGGTGGCAACGATGGTGGCTGTTTCACCTGGAACCAAGGCTTCGATCCGGCGCAAGGCGGAGTAGTCCACATAGTCCCTTGGGTAGTGCAGCAACAAATCTCTGACCACCAGAAGCCCGAGGCTGGCCAGGCGTTCCGCCTGCTTGGGGCCGATGCCACGGACCCGTGACAGCGGTGCGTCAAGGGGCATGACTCCCTGGTGGTTCCCTCGAGCTGCTGTGCTGCTGGTGGCAACCTTCAATTTGGGAGGTGCCATCGCTCGCGTGGGTTCCAGACGCTGACGCAGGGCATGGAGCCACTGCCTCACCGTGGTGACAAGGCGCCGGCGCGCTGCATCACTGAGGGAGGAATAGGACTGAAAATCGTTGGAGAATGCCTGAAGGCGATCCTTGCAATCTGGCGGGAAAGGAATTCCTGGTGGTCCCCCCAATTCACGACTCAGGAAACTGTGAAATGTCTCCTGCCGGCCCTGAACATTGACGAATCCACGCTCCGCCTCAAGCGACAGCGCCTGCTGAAGCGGACGAATCCAAATCTGAAAACGCTCCAGGGCCTGATGATCCAGGCCAGAACTCAATGGCGCGGAGGGGTCTCCGTTCGGTTGGGCCACCAATGGGTTTGAACCTCCCTGGCGCTGCTGCGACGTTGCCAGTGTCGCTCCTTAACCACAAAAGTGGAGAGAGCACGCCGTTGATTCTGGATGCGTCCGCGGCAACGGCGCAAGGATCGATCATCGAATTCCAGTTCGGAGCTGCGCAGAAGTAGGCAAAGCGTTTCGTAGGCGTGCTGATCACCAGTGGTGGGCAGCGGCAGCTGGAGTTTCAAAAGATTGGAATGGGTGGCTTCCGATGGAAGCTGACCGGTCATGGCCGCATCCAGCAGTTGGATAGGCAGCAGACTTCTGATGATTCCCGCACGCATCAGCTCCACGTTGAGGGCATGGGACAGGTTGCGCAGACGTCGACTGAGGCCAGCATCAATCCCCTCCATCCAGACCAGAAGAGCGCTCGGTGACGTTGGCATCAACTGATCCGACCCAGTGACATCCGCCATCAAAGGGGGGGCTTCAGATCCCATCGCATCACTCGAAGACTCTTGGGCATCCCTGGGGTCCATGGCCTCACCAGCGAGCACGAACAGAGACCGGAGCAGGTCAAGCTCCGTCGTCTCCTGTGAAGGAGGTTGCTCATCGTTCGCGGGCTGCTCCATCTCAATGTCAGTCCTCTCGTCAGTGGTCACCCTCCCTGGGAACAGACCATCAATCAGATCTGAGCGTTCCAGGGGAAGAGACAGGCCGAGATGAACTTCCTCACAGGCAACAGTCGGAGCCGGTGACTCAGATGAACTGCTCAGTGCCTGGACCTGGAGGAGTTGGTTGCGTTGTGCTTCGTGGCGCAGACGATCCGCCGTAATGATTAGCTGCTCAACAGTGAGGAGAGAAGACGTTCTCTGAACAAGCGCATCCACACGACGATGCAGTTCTTCGACTCCTTCAGCTCTGCGGATGCTTGCGTCGACACTGCGAGCGCAAAGCAGATGCTTGATGGCTGTACGAGCAGCTCCGGACAGCTGGTCTCGGACGATCTGAAGATAGAGAGCCTGTTCCCGGTAAAGAGCTGGTGCCAGGGACCGGCATCGGCAACCCAGACGCTCCAACTGGAGGTCTGGGTCGTGGCAATGGCGACTCTCCGAATCAGCCTTCAAGATCAGCCCTTGGTCATCGAAGCCACTTCAGCGGCAAAGTCATTCTCCTCGACTTCGATGCCCTCACCAAGGGTGTAGCGCGTGAAGCGGCGTACCTTCACGTTTTCTCCGATCTTTCCGGCTGTCTGCTTCACCAGTTCAGCAACAGTGAGGGAGCTGTCTTTGATGAAAGGTTGCTCCATCAGAGCAAGTTCCTTGAGGCGCTTGTTGATCCGACCTTCGACAATCTTCTCCTTCATCTGCTCGGGCTTGCCATCGAGGTCGTCACGACCCATTTCGATGGTCTTCTCGCGTTCGCGGATCTCAGCAGGGATTTCATCGGTGTTGACGTATTCCACTCCTGGGCAGGCAGCCACCTGCATGGCCACGTCTCTGAGGAGCTCCTGGAACATGTCACCTCGGGCGACGAAGTCGGTTTCGCAGTTGACTTCAACAAGCACACCGACCCGTGCTCCGGTGTGGATGTAGCTACCGATAGCGCCTTCAGCAGCAGTGCGACCAGACTTTTTCTCTGCGCTAGCGATGCCTTTCTGGCGAAGCCATTCGATGGCTTTGTCAGCATCGCCGTCAGTGGCTGCAAGTGCTTTCTTGCAATCCATCATTCCAGCGCCGGTCTTGTCGCGCAGGTCCTTAACGAGCTTGGCGGATACGGCAGCGGCCATCAGAAGAGAAGGAGGGGAGGATTTGGGCAAAAAGCCGCCTTTCCAAACATTCGGAAGGGCGGCGTGAACATAGCGGCTCGCGGGACTCAGCCTTCGCTGTCGTCACCACCACGCTGCTCATTGGAGCCGTGACGGCCTTCATTGATGGCATCGGCCAAACGGCTCAGCACCAGCTGGACGGAACGCACAGCGTCGTCGTTGCAAGGAATGGGAACCTCGCAGAGATCCGGATCGCAGTTGGTGTCCAGCATCGACACCAGGGGGATATCCAATTTGCGGGCCTCGAGCACTGCGTTTGTTTCACGCCGCTGATCGACCAGCACCACCACATCGGGGAGACGACGCATGTTCTTGAGGCCACCCAGATACTTCTGGAGACGGTCAAGTTCACGACGAAGAACGGCGCCCTCCTTCTTGGGACGCATGGCGATCGCTCCGCTGGCCTCCATCCGCTCCAGATCCTTGAGGCGGTCGATTCGGGCTTTCATCGTGGTCCAGTTGGTCAGCATGCCGCCCAACCAGCGTTGGTTGACGTAGGACCCACCGCAGCGCAGGGCTTCCTGAGCCACCACTTCAGAGGCTTGTTTCTTGGTTCCTACGAACAGGAAACGTTTGCCGCTTCTTGCAGCGGAACGAACCCATTTGTAAGCGTTGTTCATGCAGACAGCAGTCTGCACAAGGTCAATGATGTGAACTCCGTTGCGCGCGCAATAGATGTAGCGCGACATTTTGGGATTCCAACGACGGGTCTGGTGTCCAAAGTGGGCACCAGCTTCCATCATCTCAGCGAGAGTGACAACAGCCATGATTGATTGAGGTTTCGGGTTGGCCTCCACCTGTCAGGGATCACATGGATGGCTTGAAGCCACACCACGGTCAGCACCCGAAACAGACAGGTGTGTGGTTTGAGAGAACACCTTGAATTTATCAAACGGACTGCTCAACGCAGACCGATGGCCTTGGCTTCGCTGTACAACGCCTCAACACCAAGACGATTCAAGGGAAGGCGCAACAGCTCCAGGGCCAGAGAGGGCTGTCCGCGATGAATGAGCCAGGAAAGAAGCGGTTTGAGTGATCGCTCATTGACCAGCCCGCCGAGGGTTAAAACCGACCACAGAACCCTGTGCATCCATGTGAACTGGATGATTATGCGCACTCTGCGGCTGGGGTGCTTTCTGTAGAAGACAAGTCCCATCCGTGCCCGCTCTCTCTCCACACGAATGAGATCGGGGATTTGTTCAAGCCGGAAAGCGGGATGCCAGTGATAGCCGACAGCATCAGGGCAGCGAACCAGTGCAACACCCATCTGTCTCAGACGTTCACCCAGTTCGAGGTCCTCCCAGCCATAGAGCCGGAATCCCGTATCAAAAAGGCCTGACTGCTCGAGAACGGAGCGGTCGATGGCGACATTACCGGTTGCGAAATAAGCCCAGGAGAGATCCCTGAGCTTGTGTCGCTCATGCGTTGGATGCTCAAAATTCGCAGTATTGATCACAGCGCCGTAGGTGAAGCACAAACGATTTCCGCTACGACGCCATGCTGCTGTGAGCGCCTTGGCATGACTGGCGAGAAATGCTGGTGTGACGACGAGATCACTGTCAATGAAGACAATGACGTCACCGCGAGCGTGGCTGACGCCACGGTTCCGACCTTCAGCGGGTCCACCGTGGCTCTGTTCGATCAGACGCACGCTGGGGAAGCGACTGCTTGAGGCTCTCAACCAGTCGGGCGTTCCATCGGTGGAGCCGTCATCGACAACGACCACCTCATAATTTTCGATCTCCCCACAGGGACTCTGCCCTTCCAGTGCAAGCAAGCACTTCTCCAGGATCGGGCGTCGGTTGTAGGTGGGAATGACGACGCTGATGAACATCCGCGCTTCACGGTGATCCGATTGAAGTCAGCCTAAGGGCACAAAAAAAGAGGGGGTAACCCCCCTCTTACAGAAAAGCCCGAACTCAATCGGCGGCGCCACCATTGTTGGCTGTGCCCGTAACACCGTTGCCGGCACCTTCGCCCCGACCGTCATTGCGCATCTTGCGCTTCTTGAACTTGCGCGCGTAGGCGCGGTTGCGCTCCTGCTTTTCTTTCTTGAGATTTCTGCGCTTGGCCATGCGTTGGTTGAACCTTTGGCGGTTATCCGATCAATCTACTCAATGGCCTGGAAGAGGCGACCGTCTTCCATCCGCACCAGCCGATCAGCCACATCGAGAATCCTGGGGTCGTGGGTGACCATGAGCACGGAGCAGGACTGTTCACGCGCCAGACGCTTCAACAGTTCCACCACTTCTCGCCCCGTTGCGCTGTCGAGGGCGGCCGTGGGTTCATCAGCCAGGAGGAGTTTGGGCCTGGCGGCAAGCGCTCGGGCGATGGCCACGCGCTGTTTTTGTCCTCCCGAGAGATCGTGAGGAAGTTTGCTGAGCTCGTCGTCCAGACCAACGGCACGCAACCACTCCCTGGCTTGATCCCGTCTGGCCCGATAGCTGAATCCGGGGAGGAGATCGGATCCCATCTGAACGTTCTGTTCCGCAGTGAGGCAACGGAGAAGATTGTGGCCCTGAAAAATCATTCCGATTCGGCGACGAAGCTTCTGCCGCTGGCCCCGTCCAGCGCCCTGTAACTGCTGAGCGAACACGCGAACGTCGCCTTGCTGCACCTGACGCAAAGCCCCGATCAAAGTAAGCAGCGTGGTCTTTCCACATCCGGAGGGTCCTGTCAGAAGCACTACTTCACCAGCAGCGATCTCCAGATCCACTCCCTGCAACACCTGCCGTCGGGTTGATCCCTTGCCATACCAGTGGCTCAAGCCATTGATGCTCACACTGAGCTCCTGGCGGGAACCTTGCCTCTGAGTTGACTCTGAAAGCGTGGTGCTCGACATCAAAAGATCTCCGCCGGGTCGGCATCCACGAGGCGCCGCATCGCCAATCCTGCTGAGGCCATACACATGATCAGAATCATTGTGAACACTGTGAACGCTCTGTTGAAATCCATGGCAACGGGAAGCTGGGTTGCATTTCTCACGAGCAGATACAAACCTTGGCCGGCGGCATAGGCCGGAAGGTATCCGAATAGGGCAAGCAGCAATCCTTCACGCACCACAACACCGAGAAGAGTGAAAAGCCGGTACCCCATCGCCATCAACGTGGCGTATTCAGGCAGGTGATCACTCACATCGGAATAAAGCACCTGGTAAACGATTACGCACCCCACCACGAAACCCATCGCAGCTCCGAGAGTGAAGATGAAGCCAATGGAGGTGCCGGTTTTCCAATAATTCTGCTCAAAATCAATGAAACCTTGTTTTGTCAACACGGTGACATCGTCAGGAAGCAAGATCTTTAGACGCTCCATAACAAGTTCAGGGTCTACATCAGCGTTGAGACGAATCAATCCAACCTCGATGCTTCCAGGGGGAGTATTCGGGAGCAATTCACGGAACGTTTCGCTGCTGGTGAGAAGATTTCCATCGGCTCCGAAGGACGTACCGAGCTCGATCAAGCCTGCAACACGAACACGTTTGCCAGCAATTTCGCTGTCCACAACACGGCCTTCGCGGAACCACTCAGCAACTGGTCCGAACTCCGGTCGCGATCGTTCATCAAAGAGAACTCGGCCTTTTTGGGTGAGCTTCCCAGCTTTGGGCGCCAGCGTCGGATCGGTAAACAAAGGATCACCGGGTTCAAAGCCAAGAGCAAGAATGGATCGTGTTCCACGGGTTTCTGGATTTCTCCAGAGGAGCAAGTTCCAATTCACGGGAGTAATGCCTTCCACTTCCGGAAGCGCCATGGCCTGAACCAGCCGCCTTTTAGGAAAGCCAGCCATACTCACGGAACTGGTTGATCTCGGGCTGATTAAAACGATGTCGGCATCGAATAATCGATGCACAGTGACACTGGCATCAAACAATCCGTCTCGGAATCCGAGCTGCATGAACATCAGGATTCCAGCGAAACTGATGCCAGCCAGAGCGACAGCCAAGCGCACAGGCTGTCGGATCAACATCAGCGAGGCCAGGGGAATGCCTCGGCGGCTCCAGAACCCACCGCTCATGAGGTTTTGAAGCGCGCGATCACTTTCAAGCCGGCTAACGATGCAACCCGGAGTGCTGAGTCGCGATCAAGACTGACCTGAACCTCCACCACCCTGGCGTCAGCATCACCGGTGGGGTTCGTGGACAACACCTCCCGCTGCCTCACCTGAGGGCTGATGCGCTCGACGCGCCCTGTGAGACGTCCTTCGAAACCACCGTTCTCACTGACAAGCGTCACGGGATCACCAACGGCAATTCGGTTGATGTCGGATTCATACACTTCAATTAATGCTTCCATCGATTGGCTGGCGCCAACCTCAAGCACGCCATCTCCATCGGGGCGCTCGCCCACCCGGGTGTGCAGCCTGAGAACTGTTCCGTCAATCGGTGATCGAAGCTCACTGTCGACCAGATCAGCCTCAAGGGATCGGCGTTCAGCGATTAGTTCAATGCGCTTGCGCTCCGCCAAAGTCAATTCGTTCTGCTTCTCTTCGAGAATCACCATCGAAGCGGCACCGACTTTGGCTGCTTCTGCGTAGCGAGCAACCTCTCGGCGTCGCAAGGGGATTTCTGTATCGATCGTGCGAATCTGAGCATCAAGAGCCTCCAGATCAGCTTCGATCTGTGGACGGCTATCGAAAACAGCCAGCACCTGGCCACGAGTGACCGTATCTCCTTCATTCACAAGAAGCTTGGACACTCGGGGGGTGCCACCGAACCCGCTGATCGGTGCCGCGAGACGGCGAATCTCTCCAAGAGGACGAAGCCGCCCCAAGGCAGCCACAGCCTCCGGTGCACGCGGTGATTCGGTCTGAGGAGCCTCCTTTACAACAGTGCCAGGCCTTTGGAGAAACGCGACACTGCCAGCAATCACAAGGATCGAGAGCGTCCCGACCCCGATCCATAGAGAGCGCTTCGACATTACGGGCAATCTGGTTCGTCGAAAAGCAGCTTTTCGATGTAGCGGTCGGCCCAGTCCGTCCCGAAGGCTTTCTCCAGAACCCGACGGGTTTTGTCGTTGCGTTTCTGTTGCTGGCAATACGACACCTGCCCGTGGTATCTGGCGATCGTAAACGGATCGCTGGAAGCCGTTGGTTGTGCACGCTCCACGGCACGACTCAAGATGCCCAGATAGGTTTCAACAAGCCCCACAAACCAATCCTCCTCCTCGCGATTGGCAGGACGGATAAAGCGCACGAAGGGCGAAAAAATCGTGGCCCAGGCTGGGAGGTCACGCACCTGTTCGAAGGCGGGACTATTGATGTTGCTGAGAGCTTCGT
Coding sequences within it:
- a CDS encoding NADPH-dependent assimilatory sulfite reductase hemoprotein subunit, whose product is MSQSSVESATESITARLPKAEQRKLDSRHLRDPLLDELANELPYFSEDALQLLKFHGSYQQDDRDKREKGKDKTWQMMLRLRSPAGRIPAQLFLAMDDLSNRLGDGTLRATTRQAFQMHGIPKGDLKEVIGTIVENMGSTLAACGDINRNVMAPAAPYARGAYPAARQLADEIADVLSPEAGEASYLDLWIDGDLSYRIRPSRTVKAARSRQRDSGIFSGSNDEPLYGDTYLPRKFKVAVTVPGDNSVDLLTQDIGLVAFTDTSGALIGCNVYVGGGMGRTHNKEETFARVADPLGYVAASDVLDLVQAILALQRDHGDRQIRRHARMKYLLHDKGVSWFRTELTQNYFRGDLKGLRNEPKAKLSDYLGWHRQQPGVWFVGIPLLCGRLEGAFKAGLREIVDRYQLELRLTPNQDVLLCNIGSSQRNSVRDALSDLGVQTPEAPPPLARHAIACPALPTCGLAITESERILPQVLERLDAQLSKLEIEKSLLFRMTGCPNGCARPYMAELALVGSGVNQYQLWLGGSANLQRLAKPFLQRMPLDELENTLEPLFVSWKDAGGRRGFGDHVSRLGDERVAELLASAH
- a CDS encoding M15 family metallopeptidase yields the protein MRRPWSDVAIKDCGEPLESLRGSFLCLDPHPYAELGAPYGHLCDPFRVRSSVLTRLVQAQNHLTQHQDPEIGPIQLLVFDAWRPVSVQAFMVEHAVKEECVRRGLQPTMPHWALELEDVQRDVGRFWAPPSDDLSMPPPHSTGGAIDLTLADAYGSSLLMGGEIDAIGPQSLPDHYESAASANPKSSEFLWHRRRSTLHGAMAHAGFVRHPNEWWHFSYGDQLWAWTVKTSMAIYGRVDGH
- the recG gene encoding ATP-dependent DNA helicase RecG → MSSGLDHQALERFQIWIRPLQQALSLEAERGFVNVQGRQETFHSFLSRELGGPPGIPFPPDCKDRLQAFSNDFQSYSSLSDAARRRLVTTVRQWLHALRQRLEPTRAMAPPKLKVATSSTAARGNHQGVMPLDAPLSRVRGIGPKQAERLASLGLLVVRDLLLHYPRDYVDYSALRRIEALVPGETATIVATVRRCHGFTSPRNPNLSIIELQLQDPTGRIKVSRFLAGRRFSNPSYLHGQTRLYPNGATVAVSGLVKEGAYGLSFQDPLIEVMENAQAPLQSKRIGRLLPVYSLTEGLTADRFRTLVEAALPSVRLWPEPLPPQRRQARHLLHRHQALTAIHRPETSEQLQQARHRLVFDEFLLLQLGLMQRRAALCQRTAPSLRIASDRDGLLGRFLDNLPFQFTNAQNRVLAEIDEDLERSEPMARLVQGDVGSGKTVVAVAALLKAIQAGWQGAMMAPTEVLAEQHYRSLCQWLPPLHVTVELLTGSTPLKKRRQMLADVASGACKVLVGTHALLEDPVAFDRLGLVVVDEQHRFGVRQRNRLLGKGLQPHLLTMTATPIPRTLALSLHGDLDVSQIDELPPGRTPIKTTMLAGSERDQAYSMIREEVERGQRAYVVLPLVEESEKMDLRSAVDVHHQLEDEVFPDLKVGLLHGRLPSAEKQSVIQAFARGETQILVSTTVVEVGVDVPEASVMMIDHADRFGLAQLHQLRGRVGRGAAASRCLLINDSRNPLARQRLEVLVRSTDGFEIAEMDLRLRGPGQVLGTRQSGLPDLALASLADDGSVLEEARDEAADILRDDPDLSDHPVLRSLLDDQRNRVTAAAQLN
- the tsf gene encoding translation elongation factor Ts, with the protein product MAAAVSAKLVKDLRDKTGAGMMDCKKALAATDGDADKAIEWLRQKGIASAEKKSGRTAAEGAIGSYIHTGARVGVLVEVNCETDFVARGDMFQELLRDVAMQVAACPGVEYVNTDEIPAEIREREKTIEMGRDDLDGKPEQMKEKIVEGRINKRLKELALMEQPFIKDSSLTVAELVKQTAGKIGENVKVRRFTRYTLGEGIEVEENDFAAEVASMTKG
- the rpsB gene encoding 30S ribosomal protein S2; translation: MAVVTLAEMMEAGAHFGHQTRRWNPKMSRYIYCARNGVHIIDLVQTAVCMNNAYKWVRSAARSGKRFLFVGTKKQASEVVAQEALRCGGSYVNQRWLGGMLTNWTTMKARIDRLKDLERMEASGAIAMRPKKEGAVLRRELDRLQKYLGGLKNMRRLPDVVVLVDQRRETNAVLEARKLDIPLVSMLDTNCDPDLCEVPIPCNDDAVRSVQLVLSRLADAINEGRHGSNEQRGGDDSEG
- a CDS encoding glycosyltransferase family 2 protein, whose protein sequence is MFISVVIPTYNRRPILEKCLLALEGQSPCGEIENYEVVVVDDGSTDGTPDWLRASSSRFPSVRLIEQSHGGPAEGRNRGVSHARGDVIVFIDSDLVVTPAFLASHAKALTAAWRRSGNRLCFTYGAVINTANFEHPTHERHKLRDLSWAYFATGNVAIDRSVLEQSGLFDTGFRLYGWEDLELGERLRQMGVALVRCPDAVGYHWHPAFRLEQIPDLIRVERERARMGLVFYRKHPSRRVRIIIQFTWMHRVLWSVLTLGGLVNERSLKPLLSWLIHRGQPSLALELLRLPLNRLGVEALYSEAKAIGLR
- a CDS encoding DevA family ABC transporter ATP-binding protein; the protein is MSSTTLSESTQRQGSRQELSVSINGLSHWYGKGSTRRQVLQGVDLEIAAGEVVLLTGPSGCGKTTLLTLIGALRQVQQGDVRVFAQQLQGAGRGQRQKLRRRIGMIFQGHNLLRCLTAEQNVQMGSDLLPGFSYRARRDQAREWLRAVGLDDELSKLPHDLSGGQKQRVAIARALAARPKLLLADEPTAALDSATGREVVELLKRLAREQSCSVLMVTHDPRILDVADRLVRMEDGRLFQAIE
- the devC gene encoding ABC transporter permease DevC, with translation MSGGFWSRRGIPLASLMLIRQPVRLAVALAGISFAGILMFMQLGFRDGLFDASVTVHRLFDADIVLISPRSTSSVSMAGFPKRRLVQAMALPEVEGITPVNWNLLLWRNPETRGTRSILALGFEPGDPLFTDPTLAPKAGKLTQKGRVLFDERSRPEFGPVAEWFREGRVVDSEIAGKRVRVAGLIELGTSFGADGNLLTSSETFRELLPNTPPGSIEVGLIRLNADVDPELVMERLKILLPDDVTVLTKQGFIDFEQNYWKTGTSIGFIFTLGAAMGFVVGCVIVYQVLYSDVSDHLPEYATLMAMGYRLFTLLGVVVREGLLLALFGYLPAYAAGQGLYLLVRNATQLPVAMDFNRAFTVFTMILIMCMASAGLAMRRLVDADPAEIF
- a CDS encoding HlyD family efflux transporter periplasmic adaptor subunit, which produces MSKRSLWIGVGTLSILVIAGSVAFLQRPGTVVKEAPQTESPRAPEAVAALGRLRPLGEIRRLAAPISGFGGTPRVSKLLVNEGDTVTRGQVLAVFDSRPQIEADLEALDAQIRTIDTEIPLRRREVARYAEAAKVGAASMVILEEKQNELTLAERKRIELIAERRSLEADLVDSELRSPIDGTVLRLHTRVGERPDGDGVLEVGASQSMEALIEVYESDINRIAVGDPVTLVSENGGFEGRLTGRVERISPQVRQREVLSTNPTGDADARVVEVQVSLDRDSALRVASLAGLKVIARFKTS